In a genomic window of Mesoplasma tabanidae:
- a CDS encoding APC family permease, with the protein MNTKKTKTKTFEFLTLFVMVIGTVIGSGIYMKNSELLNQTNNPIIAIILWSFVGIICIMSMIVFIEISSSTKHFGNGTLGNWAKIFINRKTASFFSIMYGWVYIPSTQSVFVAGAVNYLLLAIGAPIAPYQQLIIYLLVGISIFITCTILSIYKRFINRRIQIVGILIKFLPLLIAFIAGFILIDKTGGTSSWWNGGYDKNTWGTNEWSPILFLGGFGGILFAFDGYVYIANAQKTATHKDVVPKALFAGMVFVAVFYVLMALSLFMGSPDGSIVKLFEKMLGGKESNAARIISNLILMSICLLGSNIFVDIAIVDLASDANNKTIYTKKRSMSYKEAGVIQMFIFIVAYTFLIVIGICTKREGWDGISSAVGSGGNVQNIEELLNKPADYINWFSSGTSALVFIMVLAVMVAGVINRFTKKVDVEQTKLFMVCGIISSFFMTIFIFFGIFAFIWEPKNIAKGEWGITQSGMWFLIILLVSLLINIFVFLIQEYRFKKDPYTDGWDGEINSNIKIEENLSIIADLKLIKKKILKKK; encoded by the coding sequence ATGAACACCAAAAAAACTAAAACTAAAACGTTTGAATTTTTGACTCTTTTTGTAATGGTTATTGGAACTGTAATTGGTTCTGGAATTTATATGAAAAATAGTGAATTATTAAATCAAACAAACAACCCAATAATTGCAATAATTCTTTGATCTTTTGTTGGCATTATTTGTATTATGTCAATGATTGTTTTTATTGAGATTTCTTCTTCAACTAAGCATTTTGGAAATGGTACATTAGGTAACTGAGCTAAAATATTTATAAATAGAAAAACAGCATCTTTCTTTTCAATTATGTATGGATGAGTTTATATTCCAAGTACACAAAGTGTTTTTGTGGCTGGAGCAGTTAATTATTTATTATTAGCAATTGGTGCGCCAATTGCCCCTTACCAACAATTAATAATTTATTTATTAGTTGGCATAAGCATTTTTATAACTTGCACAATTCTATCAATATACAAAAGATTCATTAATAGGAGAATTCAAATAGTAGGTATTTTAATTAAGTTTTTACCTCTACTGATAGCATTTATTGCAGGTTTTATTTTAATCGATAAAACAGGTGGTACTAGTTCTTGATGAAATGGTGGATATGACAAAAATACTTGGGGAACAAATGAATGGTCACCAATATTATTTCTTGGTGGTTTTGGTGGAATACTTTTTGCCTTTGATGGTTATGTTTATATTGCTAACGCACAAAAAACAGCAACACATAAAGATGTAGTTCCAAAAGCTTTATTTGCCGGAATGGTATTTGTTGCAGTATTTTATGTATTAATGGCTTTATCATTATTTATGGGATCTCCAGATGGTTCAATTGTTAAGTTGTTTGAAAAAATGCTAGGTGGCAAAGAAAGTAATGCTGCAAGAATTATTTCAAATTTAATATTAATGAGTATTTGTTTGCTTGGTTCAAATATATTTGTTGATATTGCTATTGTTGATTTAGCTTCTGATGCAAATAACAAAACTATTTATACTAAAAAAAGAAGTATGAGTTATAAAGAAGCTGGGGTTATTCAAATGTTTATTTTTATAGTAGCTTACACTTTCTTAATAGTAATAGGTATTTGTACAAAAAGAGAAGGCTGAGATGGAATATCTTCAGCAGTTGGGTCTGGTGGAAACGTTCAAAATATAGAAGAATTATTAAATAAACCAGCAGATTATATAAATTGGTTTTCTTCTGGAACAAGTGCTTTAGTGTTTATAATGGTATTAGCCGTTATGGTTGCTGGGGTTATTAATAGATTTACTAAAAAAGTTGATGTTGAACAAACAAAATTATTTATGGTTTGTGGCATTATTTCTTCATTCTTTATGACAATCTTTATTTTTTTTGGAATTTTTGCTTTTATCTGAGAACCTAAAAATATTGCAAAAGGTGAATGAGGAATAACTCAGTCAGGAATGTGATTTTTAATTATTTTACTTGTTTCATTACTAATAAATATTTTTGTATTTTTAATTCAAGAATATAGATTTAAGAAAGACCCTTATACAGATGGTTGAGATGGAGAAATTAATTCAAATATAAAAATTGAAGAAAACTTAAGTATTATTGCTGATTTAAAACTAATAAAGAAAAAAATATTAAAGAAAAAGTAA
- a CDS encoding Hsp33 family molecular chaperone HslO gives MDLQIRAISHKHNAKIAIVDISESMRQICDLQQTNPFVSIALSKFTLGNTLISLDNKELAKINSNYISNNGAVKKMIAEFQNNKVRAYAQVKDFEIEQYIPKLSNNPVYATIGTQGQLLNSRDMGLKEPYVSTINTDSPNMDHIWMDFLRDSNQVGSLLTSDVKLDKELKIQKVVGILIQLLPEHTQEDIELLESKLGNTNFICEILIKSTNYYEVIKEIFEDATILESKEIIFECTCNDKKILNSVKLLGKNDIEELINNNENVQVICDFCNKEYIVKNEKLKQLI, from the coding sequence ATGGATTTACAAATAAGAGCAATAAGCCATAAACATAATGCAAAAATAGCAATAGTAGATATTAGTGAAAGTATGAGACAAATTTGTGATTTGCAACAAACAAATCCTTTTGTAAGCATCGCTTTATCAAAATTTACTTTAGGTAATACATTAATTTCACTAGATAATAAAGAACTTGCAAAAATTAATTCAAATTATATTTCAAATAATGGAGCAGTTAAAAAAATGATTGCCGAATTTCAAAACAATAAAGTTAGAGCGTATGCACAAGTTAAAGATTTTGAGATTGAACAATATATACCAAAACTAAGTAACAACCCGGTTTATGCAACAATAGGAACTCAGGGACAACTTTTAAACAGTAGAGATATGGGCCTAAAAGAACCTTATGTTTCAACAATTAATACTGATTCACCTAATATGGATCATATTTGAATGGATTTTTTAAGAGATAGTAATCAAGTTGGTTCTTTACTAACAAGTGATGTAAAACTTGATAAAGAACTAAAAATTCAAAAAGTTGTAGGTATATTAATTCAATTATTACCAGAACATACTCAAGAAGATATTGAATTGTTGGAATCAAAATTGGGAAATACTAACTTTATATGTGAAATCTTAATCAAATCAACAAATTATTATGAAGTTATCAAAGAAATTTTTGAAGATGCAACAATTTTAGAAAGCAAAGAGATTATTTTTGAATGTACATGCAATGATAAAAAAATATTGAACTCAGTTAAATTATTAGGAAAAAATGATATTGAAGAATTAATTAACAATAATGAAAATGTTCAAGTTATTTGTGATTTTTGTAATAAAGAATACATTGTTAAAAATGAAAAGCTTAAGCAATTAATTTAA
- the serS gene encoding serine--tRNA ligase yields MLDINFIENNLVKVKKQLNKRNGEYSLILDEVVELNIQRKSILKEVENLKANKNNLSKQVGELMRDKQIDDANKIKNEVTLINSSIDILDEKLKAIQEQLTIKLQNIPNIPNDKMPVGNDDNDNVEIRTWGKEFVKNHDKAHWDIADKLKLVDFEAGPKLSGSRFVVYTGLGAKLVRSLSNILLNLHTSKGYTEITVPLLVNSQAMYGTGQLPKFKEDAYITTNDQYLIPTGEVPLTNLHAGEILDLTQLPIHYTTYSQCFRQEAGSAGRDTKGLIRLHQFNKVELVKITDQESSEAELQAMVRDAEAVLQLFNLPYRLVELCTGDVGFSSTKTYDLEVWFPEQNKYREISSCSNCTDFQARNMQTRYRDANGEVKLVHTLNGSGVAIDRLLAAILENYWDGEKLILPIVLRPYFDNTEYIK; encoded by the coding sequence ATGTTAGATATAAATTTTATTGAAAATAATTTAGTTAAAGTTAAAAAACAACTAAATAAAAGAAATGGAGAATATTCATTAATATTAGATGAAGTTGTAGAATTAAACATTCAAAGAAAATCTATTCTAAAAGAAGTGGAGAATCTTAAAGCAAATAAAAATAATTTATCAAAGCAAGTCGGCGAATTAATGCGTGATAAGCAAATTGATGACGCTAATAAAATTAAAAATGAGGTAACTTTAATTAATTCTTCAATCGATATATTAGATGAAAAGTTAAAAGCAATTCAAGAACAATTAACAATTAAATTGCAGAATATACCTAACATTCCTAATGATAAAATGCCAGTTGGAAATGATGATAATGATAATGTTGAAATAAGAACTTGAGGAAAAGAATTTGTAAAAAACCATGATAAAGCTCATTGAGACATTGCTGATAAATTAAAGCTAGTTGATTTTGAAGCTGGTCCTAAATTGAGTGGTTCAAGATTTGTTGTTTATACTGGATTAGGAGCAAAACTAGTTAGAAGTTTATCTAATATTTTATTAAATTTACACACAAGTAAAGGATACACAGAAATAACTGTTCCTCTTCTTGTCAATTCACAAGCGATGTATGGAACAGGCCAACTACCAAAGTTTAAAGAAGATGCTTATATAACTACAAATGATCAATATTTAATTCCAACAGGTGAAGTTCCTTTAACAAATTTACATGCTGGGGAAATTTTAGATTTAACTCAATTGCCTATTCACTATACAACTTATTCTCAGTGCTTTAGACAAGAAGCTGGTAGCGCTGGTAGAGATACAAAAGGGCTAATAAGACTACACCAATTTAATAAAGTTGAATTAGTTAAAATAACTGATCAAGAGTCAAGTGAAGCAGAATTACAAGCAATGGTTCGTGATGCAGAAGCAGTTCTTCAATTATTTAATTTACCATATCGACTTGTCGAATTATGTACAGGGGATGTTGGTTTTAGTTCAACAAAGACATACGATTTAGAAGTTTGATTTCCTGAACAAAATAAATATCGCGAAATTTCAAGTTGTTCAAATTGTACTGACTTTCAAGCAAGAAATATGCAAACTAGATATCGCGATGCAAATGGGGAAGTAAAACTAGTACATACATTAAATGGTTCTGGAGTTGCTATTGATAGACTATTAGCTGCCATTCTAGAAAACTATTGAGATGGTGAAAAATTAATTTTACCAATTGTTTTAAGACCTTACTTTGACAACACAGAATATATTAAATAA
- a CDS encoding YfcC family protein, producing the protein MKNDFKIKNPFKRNKQVSGKANEKQFKMLSAFSILLLIIAFIIFMSWILKWSGATVHIKAGTDINGNEIPAHDEKIVALGIFDLFMAPINGFVNGAEIIVFLVALGGFLNIVICSKALEGFSQNITSALKGKEIWAIIPLMTFFSIVGSAEGLAEESLGFYMICIPLMMAAGFDKLTGFMIVLLGAGVGVMNSTVNPFAIGVAVDTVNSSGIDTSVGDGLVWRIASWFVMTAASIIFVMWYSWKVKRNPQKSVVFKTMEEDKKFFLNEAADKIDMNWKRKLTLIFFGLTFILMIFYMVGWDSILGFENDPKIHNSWGPFYKFGKWINTYIPYLSSQAEGFGNGDFIVVSAIFLVSSIALGLVNGLGEEGFLDQFMTGAKDLFGVCLVIAVAGGIGWALEKSFIQHLVVSGLASSIGGINSSVGILIILFILFIPLSLFIPSTSGFAKAVFPLLGGAGGVLSKDPEVLASGSITAFSMANGFINLFTPTSGIIMAAIGIAKIDYTKFFKLMWPILTILFVLSIVMISLGGTIGGNIA; encoded by the coding sequence GTGAAAAATGATTTTAAAATAAAAAATCCATTTAAAAGAAATAAACAAGTTTCAGGAAAAGCGAATGAAAAGCAATTTAAAATGCTTTCTGCTTTCAGCATTCTTTTACTAATTATTGCATTCATAATTTTTATGAGTTGAATTCTAAAGTGAAGTGGTGCAACAGTGCATATTAAAGCAGGAACTGATATAAATGGAAATGAAATTCCAGCACATGATGAAAAAATTGTTGCATTAGGAATATTTGATCTATTCATGGCTCCAATTAATGGTTTTGTTAATGGAGCTGAAATAATTGTTTTCTTAGTTGCTTTGGGAGGATTTCTAAATATTGTTATTTGTTCTAAAGCACTAGAAGGATTTTCACAGAATATAACATCAGCGCTAAAAGGGAAAGAAATTTGAGCTATTATTCCTTTAATGACTTTCTTTTCTATCGTTGGTAGTGCTGAAGGTCTTGCTGAAGAATCTTTAGGATTTTATATGATATGTATTCCTTTAATGATGGCTGCTGGTTTTGATAAATTAACTGGATTTATGATTGTTTTACTTGGGGCAGGGGTTGGAGTGATGAATTCAACAGTTAACCCGTTTGCTATAGGAGTTGCGGTTGATACTGTTAATAGTTCAGGAATTGACACATCTGTTGGTGATGGATTAGTTTGAAGAATTGCTTCTTGATTTGTTATGACTGCTGCATCTATAATTTTTGTCATGTGATACTCTTGAAAAGTTAAAAGAAATCCTCAAAAGTCTGTTGTTTTTAAAACAATGGAAGAAGACAAAAAGTTTTTTCTAAATGAAGCTGCAGATAAAATTGATATGAATTGAAAAAGAAAATTAACTTTAATATTTTTTGGTTTAACATTTATCTTAATGATTTTTTATATGGTTGGTTGAGATAGCATTTTAGGATTTGAAAATGATCCCAAAATTCATAATTCTTGAGGTCCTTTTTATAAATTTGGAAAATGAATTAACACATATATTCCTTATTTATCTAGTCAAGCTGAGGGATTTGGTAATGGTGATTTTATTGTTGTTTCAGCAATTTTCTTAGTTTCTTCAATTGCGCTTGGTTTAGTTAACGGATTAGGAGAAGAAGGTTTCTTGGATCAATTCATGACTGGTGCAAAAGATTTATTTGGTGTTTGTCTAGTTATTGCCGTTGCTGGGGGAATTGGTTGAGCTCTTGAGAAATCATTTATTCAACATCTGGTTGTATCTGGATTAGCTAGTTCAATTGGGGGAATTAATTCTTCAGTAGGTATTTTAATAATTCTATTTATTTTATTTATTCCACTTTCATTATTTATTCCATCAACATCAGGGTTTGCAAAAGCTGTGTTCCCATTACTTGGGGGTGCTGGTGGAGTTCTTTCAAAAGATCCTGAAGTATTAGCTAGTGGCTCTATAACTGCCTTTTCAATGGCTAACGGGTTTATTAATTTATTTACTCCAACATCAGGGATTATTATGGCTGCTATTGGTATTGCTAAAATTGATTACACAAAATTCTTTAAACTTATGTGACCTATATTAACAATATTATTTGTTCTTTCAATTGTTATGATTTCACTTGGTGGAACAATTGGTGGAAACATTGCTTAA